The nucleotide window CTAACTCGATTCCGGGCCCCCGGGGGTAGGCGCTGGGCGCGATAGTGTTCGAGAGCACGAACTGCGGGGTGATCTCCCAGTAGACGAAGGGGATGGGCACGATGAGTGGCGACTCCTCGAGTCGGGCGGCGATCAGCAGACCACCACCGAGTCGAAGCCCTGGAGAGAAGGTGTACTGCGCGCCGACGAGGCCGCCCGGGTTGAAGCTCTCGCCGATCGATGCCCCGACTTCGAACGAGAACCGTGCCGTGAACGCCCCGTTCAGCCACCATTTTCCGACTTTTCGTCCAAGGCTCACCGAGCCTGCGAGGCTGTGTACGTCGCCCCACGGCTTTGCATCCGGTGGTGTCGCAACGGGGTTCTCTCCATCGAATGAGTACCAGTCGCCTTGCCACGCGAGCTGCGTCCCGAGGATCAGGCCGGCACCAACCGGAAAACCGAGGCGACCGGCCATGAAGGCCGTATCGGTGGAGAAACGGCCTCCCTCGTCGATCGACGCATCGAACGCGTGGAGGTAGCCGGCCGCCAGAAGAGGGCCGCGGGCCGATCGCGGTGCTGGTTTGTCGTCCCCAGCCGGGCCGGCTGCTGTTTCCGCCGGCGGCACGGCATCGTTCTTCGTCGACGACGGATCGAGGTCGGCACCTCGCACCGAGGTGCTCGCGGCCGGCAGGAGGAGTCCGGCGACGACAGTTGCGCGAAGCAAGAGCCGGATGGAGGACGGCCGGCGGACGGCACGCGCGCTGGGAAACCGCCGGTGCAGGGAGGGGTTTCCGAGATCAGGTCTCATCGGCTGCCTTTGCGGCCTGATCGATTCGGTCGAGCACGATCTGCACCAGTTTGGGATCGAGGCCCAGAGTCTCGGTCACGTGGATGCTCAGGCCCGGATGGCGCTCTCGTGCTTCCTCGGCGAGCCGCGGAAGGTCGTCTCGGGTGTGGCGTCCGGGAAGGAGAAAGAAGGGGTGCAGAAAGATCCGACACGCACCTTCACGGACGCAGCCGTCGATGACCTCGGGGACGCACGGTTCTGACAGTTCCAGGTGGGCGCTGCAAACCAGCCATCCAGGCCGCTGCTCGATCAGCAGAGAGGCCAGCTTGTCGATGTGCCCATTCGCCTCCGGGCGACGGCTGCCGTGGTCCACCAGGACTATCGCATCTCCATCATTCATACGAAGACGATAGAGGATCCCGGAGGGCACGAAAGCGCCAATTTCACGATCTCTCATCTTGCACGATGTCGCGAACGGCCTAGAGCTCGAAGGATGGGTTCTTCGACACGAGTGAACTTTCGGCATGTTCGCGCCTTGCTCACCCTCGGTCTTCTCGGTGCAATCGGATGCACCGGGATCCCCGAGGGTCTCGAGCCCGTCGGGGGGTTCCGAACGGAGCGCTACCTCGGGACGTGGTACGAGATCGCCCGACTCGACCACTCGTTCGAGCGCGGACTGCAGGACGTGTCTGCCACATACTCCGCGCGATCCGGCGGCGGCATTCGAGTGGTCAACCGTGGTTACGACCCTACGGCGTCGGAGTGGCGCGAAGCCGTCGGCCTCGCCTATCCGCTCGGAGATCCCGGGATCGGAAGTCTGAAGGTGAGCTTCTTCGGCCCGTTCTACGGGGGGTATCACGTGATCGCCCTGGATGAGGACTACGGCTGGGCCGTGGTGGTGGGACCGGACCGATCTTATCTCTGGTTCCTCGCTCGGGATCGGTCGTTGACGGCCGAGCGGCGGGAAGCCCTTCTCTCGGTTGCGCGCGACGGGGGCTTCGACGTCGCGGCGCTCGTTTGGGTGGAGCAGGACCGCGACGACCCGGCCCTGGAACAGGACGAGTGAGCGCGACGTTCGGAGCTGTGCGCTAGCCTCGAGAGCCTTGTCGCCGGCAAAATGGCGAGCGACAATGGCGACTGCGCAACTCCCGCGACCTAGCTCGCGAAGGGAAGTGCGCGAGCTGGTCCACCGAACCAATGGAGTCCTGCCGACACACCACCTTAGTGCTCGCCAAAGTCGAGGTGAAGCGGCGGTGCTGCAAGTGCCACCTCTCCCTCTCCACCGAGGAGCTCGGAGATTCGTTCTGCCCGGAATGCTTCGAGTCGAGCGGCCGGCGCAACTACGACTTCGAGGACATCGAAGACGCTTCGGTCGGCGAGCCTCGCTATTTCTGCGAGGACTGCGGAGCTGCCGTCGGCGGTGCCTCCGATGGTTCGTCTTGATCTGCGGCCCGGGCTCAGCTCGTAGGCGCCGCGACCGGATGAAGACACGTGAACGGCGTCCGCACCCGCCGGTCTGGCGTCGCATAGCGCAGGCCCATCGCCACGCGCGTCGTGTCGCTCGGGTTCTGGCTGCCGTGCCAGAGCTTGCCTTTGAAGAGGAGGAACTCGCCGTCATGCACGGCGGGTTGCACGATCCGCGGTTCGAGGTCCGGCATTTCGCGACGGAGAAGCGACAGTACCTGCTCATCGCAGGCGAAGTCCGCCATGCTCATGCCGCCTGAGCTCTGGAAGTCCTCCGGTGTTCGCGGAAATCGGTCGGAGCACGGCATCAGCTTCAGGGCACTGTCGGGTGTCACGTTCTGCACGCCGAGCCACACGCTCACCCCGCTCCAGTAGTCGTACTCCGTGTCCGTGTGCCAGTGCAGGTGGCTCTGGGGGGCTTGCTCGAACCGGATCTCGCCCCACTGCAGAATGTCCTCGCCGAGCAGGTGCGACACGCGGTCGACGAGCTCCGGGCGGATAGAAGTACACGCTGCCCGGACGGCTGATCAGGCGATGGCGCGCGACGATCCCGGCATTCCGTCTGCGCTCTCAGTCAGGCCAACTGCGTCCGCAGATGGAACGACTTGGGTCGGGTCAGCACTTCATAGCCAAGCGACGAAAGCGTGACCCCTCGTCCGGAATCTTTGACGCCGGTCCACGCGAGGCCGGGGTCGAGGTAGTCGCACCGATTGAGGAAAAACGTGCCGGTCTCGATCCGCTGGCCGATCGCGACGGCTGCGTCGCGGTCGTCGGTAAAGACGGCTGCCGTGAGCCCGAAGTCGCTGTCGTTCATGAGGTGCACCGCCTCGTCGTCATCGCGCACCGACATCACTCCGAGGACCGGGCCGAAGCTCTCCTCCCGCATCACGCGCATGTCGTGATTTACGTCGATCAACAGCTGCGGCGAGCAGTATGCGGTGCCCGGGGCCGCCGCGGCGAAGGCGGCGGGGTCGATCAGGGCCTGCGCACCGGCGCTTACTGCTTCTTCCGCTTGTCCGCGGACGAAGTCCGCCGCGGCGGGGCGCACCATGGGCCCCAGAGTCGTCGTCCCCTCGCGCGGGTCTCCGAGCACGTAGCCTTGAATCAAGGAGCGCGCCGACTCCACGTATTCGTCGAACCGAGATGCGTGCACGTACACGCGTTCAATCCCGCAGCAAGACTGTCCGGAGTTGAAGAATGCGCCGTCGACCGTCGTCTCGACGGCGTGCGCCAGGTCGGCGTCCTGCCGCACGTAGGCCGGGTCCTTGCCTCCAAGTTCGAGTCCGATGCCGATGAAGCGTTCGCTGGCCGCGCGTTGCACGGCGCGCCCTCCCGGTACCGAGCCAGTGAACGCAACGAAGTCGACCCGAGCGTCTCCGACGGCGGCGAGTGCGGCGTCATGACTCAAGTGCAGATGCGCTAGCAGGCCGGTAGGGAGTCCCGCGGCTTCGAAGGCGGTGCTGAGCCGCTCGGCGCACAGCGGCGTTTGGGAGGAGTGCTTGAGCACCACCGCGTTCCCGGCGGCAAGTGCGGGGACGATGGCGTTCACGGCAGTCAGGTAAGGGAAGTTCCACGGAGCGAGCACCAGCACGACACCCAGCGGGTCACGTTGGATGAAACGCTCGAACCCAGGCTTCGGTTCGAGCACGACCGGAGCCAGTGCCTGCGGCGCGAGTCGCAGCATCTCTCGAGCGCGCTCCTCGAACCCACCGACCTCGAGGGGGGTGTAGGCGACCGGACGCCCCATCTGGAGTGTCAGCTCTAGAGAGATCTCGTCGCGCTGGGCAACGAACGCATCGACCGCTTTCCCGAGGCGTGCGCAGCGTTCGTCCAGGGGGGTTGCTCGCCATTCCCGTTGCGCGACGCGAGCACGGTCGAGGGTCCGGTCGATGGTTTTCGAGTCTGCAAGCGACCGCTCGACGAAGAGCTGACCATCAATGGGAGAGAAACAGCGAAGCGATCCTGATTGGGAAGCCATGTCGCCGAAGAATCGCTCGGAAACGGTGCTGCGTAAAGTCGGAACGGTTCGCGGCTCGGGTGTCGCCTCGCCTGGGTGTGAGCCTACGTACGCGATCGCCGCGGCCCAGTGCACTGGGCCGTGGACGATGCGGGGCAACGAGTTTCTGGACGGGAAGTACGCGACCAGCATCCAGCCGGATGCAGGAGGCTTCTTCTGTCGGGATTGAGATAGCCAGCGCGTTCCCATTCGCGAGAACTTGGTCCGCAATGACTACGAACCCTGGCAGTACGGTTACGTCCAGCGAACCCCTCGTCGAACCTGGCCCAAGCCCTGCTCGGCCAGAATGTCCGTTGACACGCGTAGCCCGTCCTCACTACCTTAACTCCCTCTGGAACCCGCCTGGGCCGGAGGTGCCCCCAGCTACTTCAAGGTAGGATCTCACCCGTATGACGCGATTCGCTCTTCTCTCTTCCGTCGTCGTTGCCCTCGTATGCTTGCACCCCGTGGCCGCCGCCGCCATCTCTCCTGCGACGACCAATAACGACTTCCTTCTCCCGGGCACGCAGCCGCTCACGGTCGTCGACGACTTCTCGACTTCCGCAGAGTGCGCGGGGTGTCACTCCGGCTTCGGCGATCCCGGCGCCGAGCCCATGCGTGCGTGGGAGGGTTCCATGCTCGCGCAGGCCGGACGCGATCCTCTCCTGTGGGCCGCGCTGGCGATCGCCAACCAGGACGTGCCGGCGTCGGGCGAGACCTGCCTGCGATGCCACTTGCCCAAGGGGTGGCTCGAGGGGCGCTCGGCGAACCCGGATGGTTCTTCCATGACGGCTGACGATCGCGAAGGTGTGCAGTGCGCGGTCTGTCACCGAATGGTCGATCCCTTCGCCGATCCGGCGAACCCCGCAGAGGACGCTGCGATCCTGGCCGGCCTCGCTGCACCGGTACCTGCTTTCGAGAGCGGTATGATGGTGGTCGATTCGTTCGACCGACTGCGCGGCCCGTTGGACCTCATCGGAGATCTGGGAGGAGACCCACACCCGGCGGGGGTCTCAACGCTCGTCTCCCCATTCCATGAGAGCTCGGAGCTCTGCGGCACGTGTCACAACGTGCGCAATCCCGCTTTCACCAAGAACGACGTGACGGGAGAGTGGGAGTTGAATGCGGTCGACACGGCGAGCGCCGAGCCGACCAAGGGTTTCCCGGAGCAGTCGACGTATGACGAATGGGCGAACAGCGAGTATGCGTCTACCGGCGTCTTCGCGCCGGAGTTCGGCGGCAACAAGCAGGTCGTATCGACTTGTCAGGACTGCCACATGGTCGACGTGTCGGGACGCGCTGCGGCGGGTGGCATCGAGCGTGACGACGTGCCGGCCCACGGCTTCGCGGGTGCGAACACGTTCATCCCGTACGTCCTGCCCTTCCATCCCCAGTTCGGGAGCGAGGTCGACGCCGGCCTCTTGCTCGAGGGCGCCGCACGCAACGTCGACATGCTGCGCAAGGCAGCCTCGTTGGAAGCAGGGATCGTTGCCGGCGACCTCGTGGTGCGCGTCACGAACGAGTCCGGCCACAAGCTTCCGACCGGCTACCCCGAAGGCCGCCGGATGTGGCTGCACGTCCAGGCCTTCGATGCCCAGAACAATGTGGTGTTCGAATCCGGAAGCTACACCGACGCGACCGCAACGCTCGAGAGTGACCCGAATATTCACGTGTGGGAATCCGAGATGGGCCTCAGCGCCGCAGTGGCGGCAGTGAACGGGCAGCCGGTCGGCAAGAGCTTCCATCTCGCGCTGAACAACGTTCGGCTGAAGGACAACCGCATTCCGCCGCGAGGTTTCACGAACGCGGCCTTCGAGTTGGTCGACGCAGAGCCCGTCTCCGCTACCTACGCCGACTTCCAATACTGGGACGAGGTCACCTATCCCGTCGGTCCGAGTGCCGTCCAGGCGGGGGTGACGCTCTACTACCAAACGGCATCACGCGAATACGTCGAGTTTCTGGACGCCGAGAACACGACGAACGCAGCCGGTACGATTCTCTACGACCTCTGGGATCAGCACCATCCGTCTTCGCCGGTTGCGATGGCGCAGGCCTTCGTCGGCGTGGGTCCGAAGGCGGTCGCATCCTGCCGGAAGTCGGTGGAGACGGCTCAAGCGAAGTACCGCAAGCGACACTACCGGGCATGGTCACGTTGTTACGAGCGTGAGGTCAGCGGTCTTCCTTGCGATCTCGTCGACACGCTGGTGCGCGTTGATCGCGCGGGCGAGACGCTACGCGAACGGCTCGGTGGTGTGAAGGACGCGAAGTGCGCGGGATCGAGCCTCACGCCGTTGAGCCTCGGGCATGGAACCGTCTGTCCCATGCCGTGTCAGCACATCGTTCTTTTCGACATGGCCGATCTCGCCTCCTGCGCGATCTGTCAGGCCGACGCACTGAACGGCGAAGCACTCGAGGCGGCCTACGGCTCTCAGCCGCAGACGCTGCCGAACGTCCTGCTCCCGACGGAGCGTGCGTGCCAGGCGTCGCTCGACAAGGCGGCGAGCATCCACAGCCACAAGTGGATGCGTGTCGTCGCCCGCTGCGAGCGAGACAATGCTTCCGGGAAGAACGCGCCCGCCCTGGACTGCTCTGTCGAGCCCGCCGGCAAACTCCAGGCGGTCAAGGGCAAGGCCGCGAACCGCGTCGCGAAGTGTGACGACTTGGGCAGCATCCCGGGCTGCGCAACCGCTGGGAGCTTGGTGGCGGTTGAGGCGTGCCTCGAGACGGCGATCGGCCCGGCGATCGCGGACTACACGAACGTCGCGTACCCCTGACGGTTGGCCGGGAGGCTGAGGATGCGCCTCTGGGTCCGACGAGAGCGAGCGTCACTCCGATGCCGCGCCCCGTTCTCGGTCATTGGCGCGTGAGGTGAACTGCTAGCTGCCGCTTCAAGCCCTCCGGCGCGATGTGGGTCTCGAGAAAGAGGTGGACTTCGTGGGGTCCGTTGCGTTCGAGGGCGTGGTTGAGAGATAGCGCACCGCGTATTTCTTCGTCCTTTCCGCCGTGGCATCACGCCCAATTGCGTCATCGAGGCGATGGCCATGGAGCTGCCGGTCGTGAGCAGTCGCTCGGGCGCCATTCCCGAACTGGTCGAGGACGACGTGAACGGGATTCTCGTACTGCCGGGCGACGGTCACGGCGGCGATCCTGCGGTTGGCGGGCGACCCCGCGCTACGACGTCGCTTCGGCGAGGCGGGTCGCCGAAGGGCGGAGGAGCGTTTCGACCTGAGCTGGAACGTGCGGGCGTAAGTGGAAGTTTTTCGATCCTGAAAGATTCTGACGTGGTGCGGCAGCTCAGGCGTGGCCCTCGGTCCTGAGATCCCGACAGAGCGCGAGGAGTACGTCGATCTACGCGAGTGCCCGCGGCCCGGCATCGGGATATCGCGCGAGGATCTCATCCGCACGCCGACATGACACCGAGTGTCTACGCCCCGGCGCTCGCGCTCGTCACACGAACCGGAACACTCTGCCCCTTGTCCAGCATCGCCGCCGGAAGATCATTCGTATGCGTGAGCGTCCTCCTGCGGAACGGGCTCGCAAGCAACTCGAGGATGTCCGACGTCTTCATGTACCGGGAGAAGTTTCGCAGAAGCTTGAACGTCTTCCGTGGCCGCAGAAAGATCCTCTTTGCGAACAGAATCGCGTAGCCCTTCTGTCGCGCCCGATTAATGACCTCACCGGGGAGCACACGGGAGTCGATGTCCGAGCACTTGAACCACTTATACCAGTCGCGCTTGTCGTCGATGATCCCGAGGTCGAGGTACTCGCGCCAGAGTGGCGTGCCCCGGTAGGCGCAAAGACGGTTGAAGCCGAACGTGTCGAGTTCGAGCTTGGCCGCGAACCGGAAGCTCTCGACGATGTCCTCCTCGGTCTCGTCGGGTGAGCCGAGGAGGAAGAAGCCGTGGCACGTTTCGATCCCGTTGCGCTTCGCTTCGCGGACGGCGTTCTCGCACTGCTCGAGAGTCTGGCTCTTCTTGAGACGATCGAGGACTTTCTGCGTGCCCGCTTCGATTCCGAACGCGAGGAAGCCGCAGTTTGCGCGTCCCATGATCGGAAACTGATCGACGGCGACGGAGTCCACGCGTCCTTCGCAGCCCCAGCGGATCTCCAGCTTGCGATCGATGATGCCCTGGCAGATCTCGTTGATGCGTTTGCGCTTCAGAAGGAAGTGATCGTCCGTCAGGTAGACCGAGCGGTAGCCCTGATCGTTCAGTTGCTGCAGTTCGCCGAGCACGTGCTCGGCCGAGCGGCAGCGCCACTTTCCATCCGCCAGCGCCGGGATGTCGCAGTACACGCAGGGGTAAGGGCAACCGCGGGAGCTCTGCATCGTGCAGAACTTGTCGAGCGAGAGCACGGTGGGGACGTCCAGCGGCATCGACTCGATGTAGTCGATGGGGAGCGACATGCGGTCGGGGTAGGGGAAGCGGTCGAGATCTTTCAGGATCGGTCGGGGCGGATTCTCGACGATGTCGTCCCCGTTGCGCCAGACCAGTCCGTTGACGAGTCCGAGATTCCCCAGGTTGGCGAGGTAGTCGGGCAACAACTCTTCACCTTCGCCGCGTCCGACGGCATCGGCATTCTCGCAGTCGATCAGGCACTGTCGGGTATTCATCGACGCGAAGACGCCGCCGAGAATGATCGGCGTATCCGGCGCGGCGCGCTTCAGGCGCGCGGCCATTTGCTTCGTCGTCGGGTACGAAGTCGTCGACAAGAACGAGAGCGCGATGACGTCGGGATTCTCTTCGACGACGGCCTCGGCAATGTTCTCTTCCTTCATCTCCGGATGACAGGTGTCGAACATGCGGACTTCGTGTCCGGCTTCGCGCAGGACGGGCGCGAGGGTTTCGATTCCGAGAGGCGGGAAGGCCATGACCTTGACGCGCCCCTCCTCAGATTCCCCGCCGCCGAGCTCTGCCGGCAACATGCGATAGAAATCCTCGTCGCGGACGTAAATCAGGAAGACCTTCATGTTTGATCCCTACAGGGTTCTGACCCAAGCACCACTGCCCAACTATCGAATTCTCGCTCGGGTTGAGACATTCTTCCTCCTAAAAGGACCCTCATAGAGGCCCCGAAAGGCAGGATTCTCTCTGGCCCGGCAACGAAATCATCGCGAAACGAGCCGCTCGGAGCGGGTCGAAGGCCGGTCCGCCCTACTGCTGCAACGCCCAGCGAGGAGCCCCGCGCATACACACGCTCCTCGAGAGGGGAAGGCAGCATCGCTCATTGCTTCGGAGCCGGAGCGCGAAGAAATATTCCCGAAAAAAAGAAATCGACGGGGACTCGACAGTCTTTTGCGCCGCGAAGCGGCTCCGAGCCGAGCCGAACCCGTCACGCCCGCGCCGCGCCACCCTCTCATCTCGATCCTTTGTATTGCAGGCGGACCGGTCCTATCCCCTCGCCAGGACCGAAGCGGAGTACGACAATGCCGGCCGCGAAGCCGGACCCGGCCTGGTAGTCTGCGCGCATGCGCTCTGGACTCCGGGGACGGTTCTTACTGTTCGTCGCCTCGACCGCCCTCACGCTGCTGTCCCTCGAAGTCGTTTTTCGTGTGGTCGCGTGGCGCGAGGACCGACGCGCCCTGGAGTTCGCTCTTGCGAATCCGGCTCCCCTTCCGACCGACCGATCTGCCTGGTTGCGGGAGATTCTGCAGATCAGTGCCGATGATCGCATCGTCTACGAGCTTCGTCCGGCCATCGAGGATGTCTCCTTCGTTGGCGCTTCCCTCTCTACCAACGAGCGCGGCTTTCGTGGACCCGAGGTCACGACGCCGAAGCCCAGGGGCTGGAAACGGATCGTCGGGATCGGGGATTCCACGCAGTTCGGTTGGGGGGTCGAGCGAGAGGAAGCCTATCTCGAGCTCCTCGCACGCGGCCTCAGTTCGCAAGGGGGCCAACACTGGGACGCCGTCAATACGGGTGTCCCCGGCTACAATACGGTCATGGAGGTTCGGACGCTGCGTGAGAAGGCGCTCGATCTCGAGCCCGATCTCGTCGTGCTTGGCTTGGTCGCGAATGATCTGCAGCTGCCGAATTTCATCCGTGCCCGGTCGGATGTCTTCGCGCTGAATGAGTCGTTCCTGCTCAGGGTCGCGCGCGAGGGTCTCGATGCGGGAACTGCCGCGGCTCCGAAGGGCCTCGTCGACTCGCCGCGCGAAGGCGATGGCGGCTTCGGGTTCGAGAGCGATCCGCACCGGGTGCCACCGCAGTACGAAGACATGGTGGGTTGGGCGCCCTTTGAGGCCGCGCTCGACGAGCTCGCGGAGATGCGTGACGCGCATGGCTTCGACGTGGTGGCGGTGAGCCTTTGGAAGGTGGCGCCTCTGGATCGGATGCTCGCGGCATGCGAAGCCCGCGGCTTTACGACCGTGCTCGCGGAGCCGGCCATCGGCGGGTACATCCGCGCTAACGACCTCGAGCACTACCAGGAGTCCGAGATGACGGTGTCGCTGACGGATCCGCACCCTTCCGCCATCACTCACGGTCTGATCGCCGAAGTCCTTCTGGACCGAATCGCGACGGCGCGAGGCCACTAGCAGCGGCGGCGGTGGAGCGGAAGGCCCGTTGGCGTTTCGACGGCGTCGGGTGGTCGATTGAGCTCCTCCACAACCGTTCCCCCGCTTCGATTGGTCCGCATGGCAGGCGAGCGCTAGGATAACGAGTGCCGTTCGCGAAACGCCGTAGCGTTTAGGAGACCGTCCCGTGGGAAGCCTCTCGACACACCAAATCGATCACTATTGGGAGCACGGCTACGTCGTGGTGCCCGGCGTTCTCGAACCGGACCAGATCGAGCGTTACCTCTCGCGTGCCAAAGAGATCGCACGCGGTGATTTCCCAGACGGCGCTGCGAACCGTCTCGTGAAGGACATCCAGTTCGCGAAGGGCGAGCTGCCGATGCCCGACGATCCCGAGCACGCGCTCTGGAAGATCATCAACCCCGATCGCTTCGATACGACGATGGCCGAGTGCCTGCGCTTCCCACGTGTCCTCGAGGCCGTTTCCAGCCTGATCGGCGAGGACCTTCTCGCCTTTCTCTTGATGTTCATCTACAAGCCGCCCGGCGTCGCGCAGTCCGTGCATCCGTTCCACCAGGACGCTGCGTACTTCCCGTTCCGTCCGCAGAAGCAGTGCGTCGGGGTGTGGATCCCTCTCGACCCGGTCTCCGAGGCGAACGGTGGACTCACGATCGTTCCCGGCTCGCACCGGCTTCCCATTCAGCAGCACGAGATCAAGGAAGGCATCAATTTCGGAGCGCTCGCGGCGGCCGGGATCGAAGGAAACGACGCGTATCACGCCGAGGCGATCACACTGGAGCTTCGGCCTGGTGACTGTGTTCTCTTCAGTACCAAGATGCTCCACCGAACCGGCGGCAACCGAACCACCGAACATCGGCGCGTGGTGACGCTGCACATGGCGAGCGCGAAGTGCGTGCCGCTCGGACCGCAGCTGAGTGAGTACGGGTTTACTTCGGTGCAGGGCGAGACGTTCGAGGGATGTCTGCAGCCAGTGGGAGATCCGGCGCTGGCGCTCCTGAACTCGCGCGTCTGAGTGCCGCTCAGTCCTCGTCCCAGCCGGGTGCATCCCCGAGCGGTCGCGCGGGGACGATGAAAATCCCGTCGGCCTCGGCGCACAGTGCTTTGCCCGCCCAGATCTCGGCTTTCGACGCGATCTTCCGGCCCACGCGTTCGTCGGTACGGACCTCGAATCGCAGGTTCGTGCAGAGCGGCGTCGGTTGTCGGTACCGGATCGTGAGAGTCCCGGTCATTCCGGGAATGCCGACGTTCAGGTTGTGTTGGCCCATGATGCAGTCGAGGAGATGGGCGACGTAGCCACCGTGCACGCAGCCGGGCGGACCTTCCCACGCGATGTCCAGATTCACGCGACCGGTGGTGATACCCTCGGACGTCGCCAGGTCGATTGGCATCGTCATCGGATGGTGCGGGCCGCCGAGAACGCCGGACACGTAGAACGGTCTCCCGGCCGGTGGATCTGCCGGACGGCCCAGGTTGAGGCCCACAAGTCGCGCGTGGGGCGCAAGTCGCGCGCGGATCGCGTCGATCTGCTCGGCTGCCCACGCGACGTCGGTTTCGAAGTCTTTCGCCCCGTCCACCGTCCGAAGGATTTGCTCGATCAGCGCGTGCGTTTCGGTGGCGAGCGGTGAAAGCGCCCCGGGTGCGGTTCGCATGACCTCCGATACTCGCGCGGCGGCGCGCTCGTCACTGTCCATGAAGCAGACTCGTACG belongs to Candidatus Binatia bacterium and includes:
- a CDS encoding PaaI family thioesterase, with the translated sequence MRTAPGALSPLATETHALIEQILRTVDGAKDFETDVAWAAEQIDAIRARLAPHARLVGLNLGRPADPPAGRPFYVSGVLGGPHHPMTMPIDLATSEGITTGRVNLDIAWEGPPGCVHGGYVAHLLDCIMGQHNLNVGIPGMTGTLTIRYRQPTPLCTNLRFEVRTDERVGRKIASKAEIWAGKALCAEADGIFIVPARPLGDAPGWDED